CGGAGGTATTTCATTAGGACCATTAATCGTTGATCGTCGCTCCGCAGAATTAGGTATTAAAACTTCGACCCTTATTTTTACTGTTATTCATAGTGTGAATTTGATGTTAATTACAACCCCTCCAGAAGATCTTGTTTGGGCACTAAGGTGGTTTTTTGCGCCTCTAACTGTGTTGGGATTTCCTTTGGAAAAATTCTCATTTCAACTTCTTTTGGCTTTACGGTTTTTACCTTTAGTTCAAGAGGAACTTCAAAACCTCTTTCGTTCAATTGGTGTGAGGGCAATTGATTTTAGTAAATTAGGATTTAAAAGTACATTAGGGTTGTTTATTTCCTTAGGAGAAAGACTTTTGTCAAATATTTTGCTGAGGGCAGAGCAGGGGGCTGATTCTTTAATGACAAGAGAGGGGCTTTGGCTATCATCTCAACAATTGCGGCCTTGCATTGTTATTAATTCTAGATATTTGTTGATTAACTTGACTTCAATTTTTTTGCTTTTGATAGCTATTGTCTTACGTTGTCTGTATGGTACGTCTTAACTAAAAAAATCAAGGTTTGAACGCTGAACGCTATCTAAATCATCCAACTTTTGGAATGCTATATCTAGTGTCACCAGCGAGTAATGGAAGGGATGTGTATGCAACTTTATATGCACAAAAAATATTTTTCTTAGTTACTTTGCAACCTCGTGGAGCAGCCTTTGAAGTTATTCCATATATGGATGCTAGGCATTATTCCGAAATGCATTTGGCTAAATGCAAGAGAGATAAATCGTCTGATATTGCCGTTTGGCAGGAATTATTTAATCAAACTTTTATGTGACTTTATTTGATTTTGACCTCCTCTAATGAATTTAAGTTTATAAAAGATTCTTTACCCAAGGGGGTTAATTTACTTGCAGTAAGCAAGGGACATAATCAAGAATCTATACGTCAAATATATAGTTATGGTCAGTTGGATTTTGGAGAAAGTCGTTTACAAGAGGCTCTTCCAAAAAAAAACGATCTGAATGATCTAAATCAACTCCGATGGCATTTCGTGGGTACATTGCAGAAAAATAAAGTTAGAGGAGTTATTAAAGAATTTGACTTTATTCATTCGGTTGATTCTTTGCCTTTGCTTGAACGAATCTCTAGGATTTCACAAGAAGAAAATAAAATTCCGAATATATTTTTACAAGTAAAATTTAGGGATGATCCAAAAAAGGGTGGATTTTTAAAACAAGATCTTTTGCAAAGTTGGCCCAAAATTATGACTTTGGAAAATATTCATTTAATTGGCGTAATGACAATCCCACCCATAGCTCTTACTTCGTTTCAGAGAAAAGATTTATTTTGTGAATGTAGAAATTTTGCAAATCATCTGGGATTAAAGGATTGTTCGATGGGAATGAGCAACGATTGGCAAGAGGCTATTCAAGGTGGTGCTACTTGGATTCGTTTAGGATCGGTTCTGTTTGGCAAACGTCCAATTTAATTAAATTGTCGAAGATATGAAAAAACTAATAAAAAAGCTTGCCCCTTAAGATAAGGAACGTTATTTAAGTATATGGTTCATCCTTCAATGTTGTTGTAGATGCATCATTGTTGGCTTATCCAACTTTTAAACAAATCATCCCGAGAGGATTAACAGGTGTCGCTTATTTCCCGTCTTCGTGCTGTCGTCGCTGGTGATGACTTTTTAGATAGTGATTTTGATGAGCTCGATTACGAAACAAGTGATGACTTTGAAAATTTTAAAAGAGACAAAAAAGGAAGTGGAGAAATGGCTACCATTTCTTCACATAATCCTTTTGACGGAAGGAGTGGAGTTGCTTCTTCTAATGTGATTGGGATGCCTGGCATCTCAACAAATGATTCTGAAGTTAGTTTGATGGAACCGCGTAGTTTTGATGAAATGCCCAGAGTTATCCAGGCTTTGCGTGAACGTAAAACAGTTATTTTGAATCTCACAATGATGGAGCCTGATCAGGCTCAAAGAGCTGTTGATTTCGTCGCAGGTGGAACGTTTGCTATTGATGGACATCAAGAAAGAGTTGGAGAAAGTATTTTCCTTTTTGCGCCTTCTTGTGTAACTGTAACTAATTCATTTCAAGAGGAAGCTTCTCCTTCAAATATGACTAATAAAGGGACTGATTTGATTTCTAAGGAGTCCTCTCCTGCACCAGAGCCTGCTTGGGGGGAGACAGTAGCTACAGCTCTTTGATCTATTAAATAGATTGGAAATTTCCATAGGTATAATTGGTCTTGGTAGTATGGCTAAAGCCATTATTTCACCTCTTCTTGAAAGAGGTGAATACCAGTCCGAACATGTTTTAGGGATTGTTGGTAGTAGCTCAAGTATTGCATCTACATTAAATGATCTTCCAAAGGGAGTAAGAGTAGTATCCAGTGAAGATTCTTTGTCTAGGGATCTATGGAATGCTCCTCTGAAATTATTAGCTGTAAAACCTCAACAATTTGGCAAAATCAAAGAATATGACTCATCATTTCAATCGAATGATCAGTTTCCCAAACCATTGTTGATCTCAGTTTTAGCTGGCATAACATTGAAAAGTCTTAAGAAAGCTTTTCCTGGTCACACATGTGTAAGAGCGGTTCCAAATACCCCTTCACTTGTTGGGAAGGGGCTTACTGGCTTGTCTTGGGAGGATGATATTACTTTGGATCAAAAAATATTAGTTAGAAAGATTTTTGAACCCATTAGTGAAATTTTTGAATTACAGGAGAGTATGCTTGATTCCTTTTTGGCTTTAACTTCTTCTGGGCCTGCATATATAGCTTTAGTGGTTGAAGCAATGGCTGATGGTGCTGTTGCAGCAGGATTGCCTAGAAAATTATCCAATCAATTAGCTCATAAAACCCTTTCAGGGACAGCATATTTACTAAGAGAAAAAAGTTTGCATCCTGCTGAACTTAAAGATATGGTTGCCTCTCCTGCAGGTACCACAATTAGTGCTCTTCGACACCTTGAACTTGCGGGCTTGAGATCTGCCTTAATTGAAGCAGTTGTTTTGGCAGCTCAGAAGAGTCGTCAATTGGCTGAAGAGGTTTCGAGTTAGATGAGCTAAGTACGTTTGCGTATAGAGTTTCAAGTGAGTCAA
The sequence above is drawn from the Prochlorococcus marinus str. MIT 1013 genome and encodes:
- a CDS encoding energy-coupling factor transporter transmembrane component T family protein, whose protein sequence is MDWLKKIPIGQYVSGKSSWLRRIDPRIKLSWILLFLITPILANSIWRISTACVLLLITFLSLLPPRIWWRSLVFLLAFSLIIGFLSIVLPASEISSELSIRAPDEIPGTTVLAQSWEIFRFGPFNIGGISLGPLIVDRRSAELGIKTSTLIFTVIHSVNLMLITTPPEDLVWALRWFFAPLTVLGFPLEKFSFQLLLALRFLPLVQEELQNLFRSIGVRAIDFSKLGFKSTLGLFISLGERLLSNILLRAEQGADSLMTREGLWLSSQQLRPCIVINSRYLLINLTSIFLLLIAIVLRCLYGTS
- a CDS encoding PipX family protein, producing the protein MNAERYLNHPTFGMLYLVSPASNGRDVYATLYAQKIFFLVTLQPRGAAFEVIPYMDARHYSEMHLAKCKRDKSSDIAVWQELFNQTFM
- a CDS encoding YggS family pyridoxal phosphate-dependent enzyme, whose amino-acid sequence is MILTSSNEFKFIKDSLPKGVNLLAVSKGHNQESIRQIYSYGQLDFGESRLQEALPKKNDLNDLNQLRWHFVGTLQKNKVRGVIKEFDFIHSVDSLPLLERISRISQEENKIPNIFLQVKFRDDPKKGGFLKQDLLQSWPKIMTLENIHLIGVMTIPPIALTSFQRKDLFCECRNFANHLGLKDCSMGMSNDWQEAIQGGATWIRLGSVLFGKRPI
- a CDS encoding cell division protein SepF, which codes for MSLISRLRAVVAGDDFLDSDFDELDYETSDDFENFKRDKKGSGEMATISSHNPFDGRSGVASSNVIGMPGISTNDSEVSLMEPRSFDEMPRVIQALRERKTVILNLTMMEPDQAQRAVDFVAGGTFAIDGHQERVGESIFLFAPSCVTVTNSFQEEASPSNMTNKGTDLISKESSPAPEPAWGETVATAL
- the proC gene encoding pyrroline-5-carboxylate reductase, translated to MEISIGIIGLGSMAKAIISPLLERGEYQSEHVLGIVGSSSSIASTLNDLPKGVRVVSSEDSLSRDLWNAPLKLLAVKPQQFGKIKEYDSSFQSNDQFPKPLLISVLAGITLKSLKKAFPGHTCVRAVPNTPSLVGKGLTGLSWEDDITLDQKILVRKIFEPISEIFELQESMLDSFLALTSSGPAYIALVVEAMADGAVAAGLPRKLSNQLAHKTLSGTAYLLREKSLHPAELKDMVASPAGTTISALRHLELAGLRSALIEAVVLAAQKSRQLAEEVSS